Proteins found in one Legionella pneumophila subsp. pascullei genomic segment:
- a CDS encoding tetratricopeptide repeat protein produces MHTQRGLKVTTDSIEVVDSINYFHEQVLSSGQNAIQILDAAKKHNDNLLIQTYAAAFYLYAQEDAANEQASNYLQSASRLLTSANQREKLIFEAVTSWSKRDYANAISLLVTVLEKYPRDTLALKFAEWLFYCTGQAFNAEYFLKVCDKCAQENQDESHFLAIHSFALELCGQYSKAREMAEEAITMNLYTPWAHHTLAHVYLLTNDITGGINRLRNLQTTWEEILPLLKGHNTWHLALFHLANRNEEEVKKLYPHIAGAMPDTVLEQLDTISLLWRMDMAGLPQDKLLNQTVEHLGTHPLEYYTGFTNAHFIYGLVRAGYKNEADESLKRMKSYACSPSSDALWGDVVLPLCQGIYAFADADYKTALMLMEPVIGECTQLGGSDAQIELFFQTYLLVLMHTKQENKALQFFSEHLKHYNNTLLSDWWFQSANKN; encoded by the coding sequence ATGCATACTCAACGTGGATTGAAAGTAACGACAGACTCCATAGAGGTAGTAGATAGTATCAATTATTTTCACGAACAAGTATTAAGTTCCGGTCAAAATGCAATCCAAATTCTGGATGCGGCAAAAAAGCATAATGACAATTTATTAATTCAAACTTATGCGGCTGCTTTTTATTTGTATGCACAAGAAGATGCAGCGAATGAACAAGCCAGCAATTATTTGCAATCAGCATCCAGGTTATTAACATCAGCAAATCAACGGGAAAAATTAATTTTTGAAGCGGTAACTAGTTGGTCAAAGCGAGATTATGCCAATGCCATTAGCCTGTTAGTGACTGTGCTTGAAAAGTATCCCAGGGATACTCTGGCTCTTAAATTCGCAGAATGGCTTTTTTATTGTACAGGACAGGCTTTTAATGCGGAGTATTTTCTTAAAGTATGTGATAAGTGTGCTCAGGAGAATCAGGATGAATCGCATTTTTTAGCGATACATTCTTTTGCCTTGGAACTGTGCGGCCAATATTCCAAAGCCAGGGAAATGGCTGAAGAGGCAATTACAATGAATTTGTATACTCCTTGGGCACATCATACTTTAGCTCATGTATATTTATTAACAAATGATATCACTGGAGGTATCAATAGACTTCGAAATTTACAAACAACCTGGGAGGAAATTTTACCCTTGTTGAAAGGCCATAATACCTGGCATTTGGCATTATTTCATTTAGCGAATCGTAATGAAGAGGAAGTTAAAAAATTATACCCCCATATTGCAGGGGCAATGCCTGATACTGTACTTGAGCAGTTGGATACTATTTCCCTGTTATGGCGTATGGATATGGCAGGTTTACCGCAGGACAAATTATTAAATCAGACAGTAGAGCATCTGGGGACCCATCCTTTGGAATATTATACCGGGTTTACTAATGCTCATTTTATTTATGGTCTGGTAAGGGCAGGTTATAAAAACGAAGCGGATGAGTCTTTGAAAAGAATGAAGTCCTATGCTTGCTCGCCTTCTTCTGATGCTTTATGGGGTGATGTCGTTTTACCTTTGTGCCAGGGGATTTATGCTTTTGCCGATGCGGATTACAAGACTGCTTTGATGTTGATGGAGCCAGTGATTGGTGAGTGCACGCAATTGGGTGGAAGTGATGCACAGATAGAGCTTTTTTTTCAGACTTACTTGCTCGTATTGATGCATACTAAACAAGAAAATAAAGCGTTACAGTTTTTTTCTGAACATTTAAAGCATTATAATAATACGCTATTGAGTGACTGGTGGTTCCAATCGGCTAATAAAAATTAG
- a CDS encoding DNA internalization-related competence protein ComEC/Rec2, whose amino-acid sequence MEIFCFLTGILYAYTYNIYLTLAVPLLFYITPRYPIVLFFLAGWGFALIHQWIVSPKRMPDTQVITQAQLEGTIASIPMQRPNKTQFHFAIEKINNKPAQGLIQLTWYNKPPALRAGQQWQLSVKLKKPRNFRNPGGFNYVRYLATRHIHWAGYIRYGNNKLISNHPSTFSWLTVREKIADALTKLAPDTETAGIIEALTINITHHISPEHWNLFRRTGTVHLFGISGEHIALVSGVFFIVIRWLWSMSYRCCLFLPANTIASIGGLLAALPYAFLAGFEPPVQRALIGCVLYTIYAIGKQRFSQWQIWRYALFLVLCIEPHAVFLQGFYFSFLAVACLLLTHQRWPLKNYKKTLALQLSCLIGLMPLTLHWYSYGSINGFLANLFAIPLVSFLIVPLALMTMIMSSFDWSWILMKPLAVFVALLLKGLTYVEQIAGINITLSITSVTMMLAMTAGLFLRVLLPVKPFKHLAILWIIIPLFPPHTAIYQGEALINILDVGQGLAVAIQTQHHVLLYDTGDSFFQGSDLGQMAIIPFFRSSGIKTIDNIVISHPDKDHKGGLNSIEKEMQVNQLIVNDPHFYKRGSNCHSYPQWQWDGVSFRFLPIRESFTKKNNNSCILQVSNSTGRVLLTGDIEKAAEDYLIRNYGSQLASEILVVPHHGSKTSSSYRFLLEVNPLYAIASLGFDNRFKFPHSKTLQSMKTLGITFFRTDECGMARIKLPSSGKINKPTCMQAKSVAALNAQ is encoded by the coding sequence ATGGAAATTTTTTGCTTTTTAACAGGCATCCTTTATGCCTATACCTATAATATTTATCTAACTCTTGCAGTTCCTTTACTCTTTTACATCACACCAAGATATCCGATTGTCCTGTTCTTCCTTGCCGGGTGGGGCTTTGCCCTGATTCACCAGTGGATTGTATCACCCAAGAGAATGCCTGATACGCAAGTAATCACTCAAGCACAATTGGAAGGAACAATTGCTTCCATCCCCATGCAACGTCCCAACAAAACTCAATTCCATTTTGCAATTGAAAAAATTAATAATAAACCTGCTCAAGGCTTAATCCAATTGACCTGGTACAACAAACCACCGGCCTTACGAGCTGGTCAGCAATGGCAACTTTCAGTGAAACTAAAAAAACCTCGTAATTTCCGCAACCCGGGAGGTTTTAATTATGTACGCTACCTGGCAACTCGTCATATCCATTGGGCGGGTTATATTCGTTATGGGAATAATAAGCTAATTAGCAATCACCCCTCCACTTTCAGTTGGTTAACTGTACGTGAAAAAATAGCGGATGCGCTGACAAAACTGGCCCCTGATACAGAAACAGCAGGCATCATTGAAGCATTGACGATAAATATCACTCATCATATCAGTCCCGAACATTGGAATTTGTTCCGAAGAACAGGAACAGTGCATTTATTCGGGATATCAGGAGAGCACATCGCTTTGGTTTCTGGAGTTTTCTTTATCGTTATAAGATGGCTTTGGTCAATGAGCTATCGTTGTTGTTTATTCTTACCAGCCAATACCATAGCGAGTATCGGTGGATTATTGGCTGCCTTGCCCTATGCCTTTTTAGCCGGATTTGAACCCCCTGTACAGCGTGCTTTAATTGGTTGTGTACTTTACACAATATACGCCATTGGAAAACAACGTTTTAGCCAATGGCAAATATGGAGATATGCCTTATTTTTAGTCTTGTGCATTGAACCCCACGCTGTATTCCTGCAAGGATTTTATTTTTCATTTCTTGCGGTGGCCTGTCTACTATTGACTCACCAACGTTGGCCACTGAAAAACTACAAAAAGACACTTGCATTACAATTAAGCTGCCTCATTGGATTGATGCCTTTAACTCTCCATTGGTACTCCTATGGCTCTATCAATGGATTTCTTGCCAATTTATTTGCCATACCTTTAGTCAGCTTTCTGATAGTACCCTTGGCTTTAATGACTATGATTATGAGTTCATTTGATTGGTCCTGGATATTAATGAAACCATTGGCCGTGTTTGTTGCCCTGTTACTTAAAGGGTTGACGTATGTTGAGCAAATAGCAGGAATCAATATCACCTTGTCCATCACCTCAGTAACAATGATGCTTGCTATGACAGCAGGTCTGTTTTTAAGAGTATTATTACCTGTCAAGCCATTCAAACACTTGGCGATCCTTTGGATTATCATTCCCTTATTTCCGCCTCATACTGCAATTTACCAGGGGGAAGCATTAATTAATATTTTGGATGTTGGGCAAGGGCTGGCTGTTGCGATACAAACACAACACCATGTTTTACTCTACGATACGGGAGATTCATTTTTTCAAGGCAGTGATTTAGGGCAAATGGCAATAATACCTTTTTTTAGGTCATCTGGAATAAAAACCATTGATAACATTGTGATAAGCCATCCTGATAAAGATCATAAGGGTGGCTTAAACTCCATTGAAAAAGAGATGCAAGTCAATCAATTAATAGTGAATGATCCCCATTTTTATAAACGTGGAAGTAATTGTCACTCATATCCTCAATGGCAATGGGATGGGGTGAGTTTTCGTTTTTTACCGATCAGGGAGTCTTTCACTAAAAAAAATAATAACTCTTGTATTTTACAAGTAAGTAATTCGACTGGCAGAGTTTTATTAACGGGAGATATTGAAAAAGCGGCTGAAGACTACCTGATAAGAAACTATGGCAGTCAGTTGGCATCTGAAATTTTAGTTGTTCCTCATCATGGGAGTAAGACTTCCTCATCTTATCGATTTTTACTGGAAGTAAACCCGCTTTATGCCATTGCATCTTTGGGATTTGATAATCGCTTCAAATTTCCACACTCCAAAACGTTGCAAAGCATGAAAACATTAGGTATCACTTTTTTCAGAACAGACGAATGCGGCATGGCAAGAATCAAATTACCTTCATCCGGGAAAATTAACAAACCGACCTGTATGCAGGCTAAATCAGTAGCGGCATTGAATGCTCAATAA
- a CDS encoding type IV pilin protein: MLSNRHCMKNNRMRQSAFTLVEVLISMVIMGILVSIAYPSYLQYIQKSRRADAHATLTQDQIILERCYSQNFSYAAACGALPAFPQTTQNGYYTINISNLTATTYTLTATPVGTQATDTKCASMSINQANVKTAVDSSANAQPECWNPS; encoded by the coding sequence ATGCTTAGTAATCGACATTGTATGAAGAATAACCGCATGAGACAATCTGCGTTTACCCTGGTTGAAGTTCTGATCAGCATGGTCATTATGGGAATTCTGGTTTCAATTGCCTATCCATCCTATTTACAATATATCCAAAAGTCCCGTCGTGCCGATGCTCATGCTACATTGACACAAGATCAAATCATTTTAGAACGCTGTTACTCACAGAATTTTTCCTATGCTGCAGCGTGTGGTGCCTTACCAGCATTTCCGCAAACAACGCAGAATGGATACTATACTATCAATATTTCAAACCTGACAGCCACAACCTATACCTTAACCGCAACCCCTGTCGGAACCCAAGCCACTGATACCAAGTGCGCCAGCATGTCAATCAATCAAGCCAATGTAAAAACAGCGGTAGATTCCTCTGCTAATGCCCAACCAGAATGCTGGAATCCCAGTTAA
- a CDS encoding pilus assembly protein: MDALKFSNLIRKGSQKAIKVLPRTFIAILLSASVSLYAVPLTIPQIPLIIASPVHPQVLILIGNSQSMDGNLSGAIMTGSGSLSTGLSSLYNSSSPVNYTVPAGFTPPVQGPDASGLAPYTVIQGGNKVDNSASRLNVAKAGVKAIIENYMPTTDFALGTYSTSNISSYNTWVYYMSPPGSDFVFTNTPVAGNRYVINPCYNYGSASSTVSSNCSSIGSLYGTTLVSSSQYLQIGDSSDDPDINDVLYAGSGFPGIFVSYNGPTPSSPFPPNYTISNYNQGNIRISYANTRPSIGNFSSSPTNAGFVPFSQQVMYVQRGFGYYSNQSFNTGNMRVNMTTAGTNPTTTSVTNAINAFLPHLRPETNSTSTTEIKAAAVQSPLAGLLTRSRSFMKTVGTTSGNCPQKQYIILISDGLPTQDLQSRYWPPLGSAAATGYGVTATFNADGSLNSTNSQALSDAINEIKALKNDGVLTFVIGMGAGVDPNINPEAAATLRAMAVAGGTENYYPATSPEALVSSLNAILSNIQNGSFSTSAAAISSTRIDSSTVEYQANFITRDTPYQDWTGNLTAIELDEDTGEPTNSIQWSAQSTLDSLVSGTGWSTNRKIATWDPVATDGIPFRWANINATQQAQLQPNDLLGENRLEYLRGNAALEKRNGGTFRDRSHVLGDIIDSQVIYVGSPSAPYLTTSYINFAKANANRQPILYVGANDGMLHAFNATTGEEFFAFVPNAVFNNLHQLTSPLYNQNHLFFVNGSPESADVQFSDGSWHTILVGGENAGGKSIFALDITNPTNLSSEPGVANAVLWEFTDTDLGLTYSKPQIGQIRSGSPSSLSFAVFFGNGYNSTNNTSVFYAIDPQTGTLLRKIDLCAAVPSACNVNLPQGLSTVALGQKDGLQADPITVVYAGDLQGNLWAIDVSSADPANWSARVLFQARDSSGTPQPITTPPLVTLNPNYPRNPGLFVVFGTGQLLTTADLVTTQTQTIYGVWDKPLSSVPYVRANLQQQTLTLVNSATSGLSTNIITATANTINWSNKVGWFADLPIAGQRLITTPELINGAFIATINTPPLNSCGFGFTSMLLELNFLNGGAFQYARFDISGDGGFDIADQYNGAYPVGIGLSNSYANSPTVLGPNKDNNLVILITQSDGTQTTVIAPNITPRKIGWWQIQ; the protein is encoded by the coding sequence ATGGACGCTTTAAAATTTTCGAATTTAATCAGAAAGGGAAGTCAGAAAGCAATTAAAGTTCTACCCCGAACATTTATAGCTATTTTATTGTCTGCCTCTGTTTCTCTTTATGCTGTTCCATTAACAATTCCACAAATACCTCTAATCATTGCCAGCCCGGTTCATCCTCAAGTGCTAATACTCATAGGTAACTCTCAATCCATGGATGGTAATTTGAGCGGGGCAATCATGACTGGATCCGGCTCTCTGTCAACCGGTTTAAGTTCGCTTTACAATTCCAGTTCACCTGTGAATTATACCGTACCCGCTGGTTTCACTCCGCCAGTACAAGGCCCTGATGCCAGCGGCTTGGCTCCTTATACTGTCATCCAGGGAGGGAATAAAGTGGATAACAGTGCAAGCCGACTCAATGTGGCCAAAGCTGGAGTCAAAGCCATTATTGAAAATTACATGCCTACCACCGACTTTGCATTGGGCACCTACAGTACAAGTAACATCAGCTCGTATAACACTTGGGTTTATTACATGTCGCCACCCGGCAGTGATTTTGTATTCACGAACACCCCAGTAGCAGGAAATCGATATGTAATTAACCCTTGTTATAATTACGGTTCCGCGTCGTCTACTGTTTCCAGTAACTGCTCATCCATTGGCAGCTTGTATGGTACTACTTTAGTTTCTTCAAGCCAGTATCTGCAAATTGGTGACTCCAGTGATGATCCGGATATTAATGACGTACTCTATGCTGGAAGTGGGTTTCCTGGGATTTTTGTGAGTTATAATGGACCGACACCATCCAGTCCTTTTCCTCCTAACTATACGATATCTAATTATAACCAAGGTAATATCAGAATTTCCTATGCGAACACAAGACCCTCTATCGGTAATTTTTCCTCCTCCCCCACTAACGCCGGTTTTGTCCCTTTTTCACAGCAGGTTATGTATGTACAACGTGGTTTTGGCTACTACAGTAATCAATCTTTTAACACGGGTAATATGCGAGTCAATATGACTACAGCCGGAACAAATCCAACCACGACCAGTGTTACTAATGCCATTAATGCGTTTTTACCTCATCTTCGACCTGAAACCAACTCTACATCCACGACTGAAATTAAAGCTGCTGCTGTACAATCCCCTCTTGCGGGACTATTGACCAGATCTCGAAGTTTTATGAAGACTGTCGGGACAACCAGTGGCAATTGCCCACAAAAACAATACATCATATTAATTTCTGATGGCCTGCCAACTCAAGACCTCCAATCAAGGTATTGGCCCCCACTAGGCAGTGCCGCTGCCACCGGTTATGGGGTCACCGCAACATTTAATGCCGATGGCTCACTGAACAGCACGAACAGTCAAGCCTTATCCGATGCAATCAATGAAATAAAGGCTTTAAAAAACGATGGTGTGCTTACTTTTGTCATAGGCATGGGGGCTGGTGTGGACCCTAACATCAATCCAGAAGCAGCAGCAACCCTTAGGGCAATGGCCGTTGCCGGAGGAACCGAAAACTATTACCCGGCAACGAGCCCTGAAGCTCTGGTAAGCAGTTTGAATGCCATTCTCTCCAATATTCAAAACGGCTCTTTTTCAACTTCTGCTGCAGCCATCAGCTCAACTCGTATCGACAGCAGTACCGTGGAATATCAAGCCAACTTTATAACCAGAGACACCCCTTATCAGGATTGGACAGGTAATTTGACAGCCATTGAACTCGATGAAGATACCGGAGAACCAACCAACTCCATACAATGGTCAGCCCAATCGACACTTGATTCCTTAGTATCAGGAACGGGATGGTCGACTAACCGAAAGATAGCAACTTGGGATCCCGTAGCGACGGATGGAATACCGTTTCGCTGGGCAAACATTAATGCAACCCAACAAGCACAACTACAACCAAATGACCTGTTAGGGGAAAACCGATTAGAGTATCTGCGTGGCAATGCTGCTCTGGAAAAGCGAAACGGAGGAACATTCCGTGACCGCTCGCATGTATTGGGAGACATTATTGATAGCCAGGTTATTTACGTTGGCTCCCCAAGCGCTCCTTATTTAACAACCAGTTACATTAACTTTGCAAAAGCCAATGCCAATCGACAACCCATATTATATGTAGGAGCAAATGATGGAATGCTCCACGCCTTTAATGCGACTACCGGAGAAGAGTTTTTTGCCTTTGTTCCCAATGCTGTGTTTAATAATCTCCATCAACTCACCTCCCCTCTCTACAACCAAAATCATTTATTCTTTGTTAACGGATCTCCAGAAAGCGCTGATGTACAATTTTCGGATGGCTCCTGGCATACAATTCTCGTGGGAGGTGAAAATGCGGGTGGTAAAAGCATCTTTGCCCTGGACATCACTAATCCGACAAACCTGAGTTCTGAACCAGGAGTGGCCAATGCTGTGCTATGGGAATTTACAGATACTGATTTAGGGTTAACTTATAGCAAACCTCAAATAGGCCAAATTCGATCTGGAAGTCCATCTTCATTAAGTTTTGCGGTCTTTTTTGGCAATGGATACAACAGTACTAACAATACATCCGTATTTTATGCTATTGATCCTCAAACGGGAACCCTGCTAAGAAAAATTGATCTTTGTGCGGCAGTCCCCTCAGCTTGTAATGTCAATTTACCCCAGGGATTGTCAACTGTCGCTTTAGGACAAAAAGATGGACTACAAGCCGATCCTATCACTGTAGTTTATGCCGGTGATTTACAAGGCAATCTATGGGCAATCGATGTTTCCTCCGCCGATCCTGCCAATTGGAGTGCTCGCGTATTATTTCAAGCAAGAGACTCTTCTGGTACACCGCAACCTATCACTACACCTCCTTTAGTGACATTGAATCCCAATTATCCTCGCAATCCAGGCCTTTTTGTTGTGTTTGGTACCGGGCAACTTCTGACAACAGCCGATTTAGTTACTACCCAAACACAAACCATTTATGGAGTATGGGATAAGCCGCTTTCATCAGTACCTTATGTTCGTGCCAATCTCCAACAACAAACTTTGACTTTGGTTAACTCGGCTACCTCAGGTTTATCCACAAACATTATCACAGCCACTGCTAATACCATCAATTGGAGTAACAAAGTGGGGTGGTTTGCCGATCTGCCTATAGCAGGACAAAGACTAATTACTACACCTGAACTAATTAACGGGGCATTCATTGCAACAATAAACACTCCTCCTCTAAATTCGTGCGGCTTTGGATTCACATCCATGCTTCTGGAACTGAATTTCTTAAACGGCGGGGCTTTCCAATATGCGCGATTTGATATTTCCGGCGATGGAGGTTTTGATATTGCCGATCAGTATAATGGAGCCTACCCAGTTGGAATTGGCTTGTCCAACAGTTATGCCAACTCACCCACTGTGCTAGGGCCTAACAAAGATAACAATCTGGTCATTCTGATCACACAATCGGATGGAACACAAACTACGGTTATTGCTCCTAACATTACACCAAGAAAAATAGGCTGGTGGCAAATTCAATAG
- a CDS encoding pilus assembly protein, giving the protein MNVTSTSQYSKQQGYVLITSLVLMSMLTVLALTQISQNTSQTRIATNATDSEISFEKTEGAVNEAINLVINGTYNPQSFLATNNGMYLFDQSASTPLWKTINWSSGSAVINSFQGNTGAQASYFLEKLPSVIMPGQNMKKPSNVYRITARSAGASGDSSVLIQSTIQIQQ; this is encoded by the coding sequence ATGAACGTAACCTCCACAAGTCAATATTCAAAACAACAGGGTTATGTCCTGATAACTTCTCTTGTGCTTATGTCAATGCTTACTGTTTTGGCCCTGACCCAGATATCACAGAACACGTCCCAAACTCGGATTGCGACCAATGCAACCGACTCCGAAATCAGTTTTGAGAAAACCGAAGGCGCCGTTAATGAAGCCATTAACCTGGTCATCAATGGTACGTATAATCCTCAGAGTTTTCTCGCTACTAATAATGGAATGTATTTATTTGACCAAAGCGCTAGTACTCCACTTTGGAAAACGATTAACTGGTCCAGTGGTTCGGCAGTCATTAACAGCTTTCAAGGCAATACAGGGGCACAAGCCAGCTATTTTCTTGAAAAACTGCCATCCGTTATTATGCCAGGTCAGAATATGAAAAAACCAAGTAATGTCTACAGAATAACTGCCCGATCAGCAGGAGCAAGTGGGGATAGTTCCGTACTCATACAAAGTACAATTCAAATTCAACAGTAG